One Ahaetulla prasina isolate Xishuangbanna chromosome 1, ASM2864084v1, whole genome shotgun sequence DNA window includes the following coding sequences:
- the CAT gene encoding catalase isoform X1 yields the protein MSRARKIKEADSLTTGAGIPIGDKLNVLTVGPRGPLLVQDVVFTDEMAHFDRERIPERVVHAKGAGAFGYFEVTHDITKFCKAKVFEHIGKRTPMAIRFSTVAGEAGSADTVRDPRGFAMKFYGEDGNWDLVGNNTPIFFIRDAMLFPSFIHSQKRNPQTHLKDADMVWDFWSLRPESLHQVSFLFSDRGIPDGHRHMNGYGSHTFKLVNAYGNAVYCKFHAKTDQGIKNICVNDAERLASEDPDYGLRDLYNAIANGNFPSWTFYIQVMTFEQAEKFPFNPFDVTKVWPHKDYPLIPVGKIVLNRNPVNYFAEVEQLAFDPSNMPPGIEPSPDKMLQGRLFSYPDTHRHRLGPNYLQIPVNCPYRARVAHYQRDGFMCISDNQGGAPNYYPNSFTGPEDQPALKESRSATSGDVQRFNSSVEDNVSQVRDFFVKVLNEEERKRLCENIANHLKDAQMFIQKKAVKNFMDVHPDYGAGIQAHLDKHNAKGKRKDQIHTYTQTSFSGKEKSQL from the exons GAAGCCGATTCCTTAACCACAGGAGCCGGAATCCCAATAGGAGACAAGCTGAATGTCCTGACTGTTGGTCCAAGAGGCCCACTCCTGGTTCAGGATGTGGTTTTCACTGATGAGATGGCACACTTTGACCGAGAAAGGATTCCTGAGAGAGTTGTCCATGCCAAAGGAGCTG GAGCATTTGGCTATTTTGAAGTGACTCATGATATCACCAAATTCTGCAAAGCAAAGGTATTTGAGCACATAGGCAAAAGAACTCCAATGGCTATTCGATTTTCAACTGTTG ctGGAGAAGCAGGCTCAGCTGACACAGTGCGTGATCCCCGAGGCTTTGCAATGAAATTCTACGGTGAAGATGGAAATTGGGATCTTGTAGGGAACAACACTCCCATCTTCTTCATTAGAGATGCAATGCTG TTTCCATCTTTTATTCATAGTCAAAAGAGAAATCCACAAACACATCTGAAAGATGCAGACATGGTATGGGATTTCTGGAGTCTTCGCCCTGAATCTTTGCACCAG GTATCATTCCTGTTCAGCGATCGTGGCATTCCAGATGGGCACCGTCACATGAATGGCTATGGGTCACATACTTTTAAGCTAGTCAATGCTTACGGCAATGCAGTGTACTGCAAATTTCATGCAAAG ACTGATCAAGGAATTAAAAACATTTGTGTTAATGACGCAGAAAGGCTGGCTTCTGAAGATCCGGATTATGGCCTGCGTGATCTTTACAATGCAATTGCTAATGGAAACTTCCCCTCTTGGACTTTCTATATTCAAGTTATGACATTTGAACAAGCTGAGAAGTTTCCATTTAATCCTTTTGATGTAACAAAG GTTTGGCCTCACAAAGATTATCCTCTCATTCCTGTGGGAAAAATTGTCTTAAACCGAAATCCTGTCAATTATTTTGCTGAAGTGGAACAATTGGCCTTTGACCCAAGCAACATGCCTCCAGGAATTGAACCTAGTCCTGATAAAATGTTACAG GGTCGTCTTTTCTCCTATCCAGATACCCATAGACACCGCCTGGGACCGAACTACCTGCAGATTCCTGTAAATTGTCCATATCGAGCTAGAGTGGCCCACTACCAGAGAGATGGGTTTATGTGCATATCTGATAACCAGG gtggTGCCCCAAACTATTACCCAAATAGCTTTACTGGCCCTGAGGATCAACCCGCTTTGAAGGAGAGCCGTTCAGCTACCTCAGGCGATGTACAACGCTTTAATAGTTCAGTTGAGGATAACGTCTCTcaa GTACGAGACTTTTTTGTCAAAGTACTGAATGAGGAAGAGCGCAAGAGGCTTTGCGAGAACATTGCTAACCATCTTAAGGATGCTCAGATGTTCATCCAGAAGAAAGCT GTAAAAAACTTTATGGATGTTCATCCTGATTATGGTGCAGGCATTCAAGCCCATCTGGATAAACACAATGctaaagggaaaagaaag GATCAAATTCATACTTATACACAAACCTCATTCTCTGGAAAGGAGAAATCTCAGCTGTAA
- the CAT gene encoding catalase isoform X2 — MAGHRDYAKEQLKRWQQQRGSQEADSLTTGAGIPIGDKLNVLTVGPRGPLLVQDVVFTDEMAHFDRERIPERVVHAKGAGAFGYFEVTHDITKFCKAKVFEHIGKRTPMAIRFSTVAGEAGSADTVRDPRGFAMKFYGEDGNWDLVGNNTPIFFIRDAMLFPSFIHSQKRNPQTHLKDADMVWDFWSLRPESLHQVSFLFSDRGIPDGHRHMNGYGSHTFKLVNAYGNAVYCKFHAKTDQGIKNICVNDAERLASEDPDYGLRDLYNAIANGNFPSWTFYIQVMTFEQAEKFPFNPFDVTKVWPHKDYPLIPVGKIVLNRNPVNYFAEVEQLAFDPSNMPPGIEPSPDKMLQGRLFSYPDTHRHRLGPNYLQIPVNCPYRARVAHYQRDGFMCISDNQGGAPNYYPNSFTGPEDQPALKESRSATSGDVQRFNSSVEDNVSQVRDFFVKVLNEEERKRLCENIANHLKDAQMFIQKKAVKNFMDVHPDYGAGIQAHLDKHNAKGKRKDQIHTYTQTSFSGKEKSQL; from the exons GAAGCCGATTCCTTAACCACAGGAGCCGGAATCCCAATAGGAGACAAGCTGAATGTCCTGACTGTTGGTCCAAGAGGCCCACTCCTGGTTCAGGATGTGGTTTTCACTGATGAGATGGCACACTTTGACCGAGAAAGGATTCCTGAGAGAGTTGTCCATGCCAAAGGAGCTG GAGCATTTGGCTATTTTGAAGTGACTCATGATATCACCAAATTCTGCAAAGCAAAGGTATTTGAGCACATAGGCAAAAGAACTCCAATGGCTATTCGATTTTCAACTGTTG ctGGAGAAGCAGGCTCAGCTGACACAGTGCGTGATCCCCGAGGCTTTGCAATGAAATTCTACGGTGAAGATGGAAATTGGGATCTTGTAGGGAACAACACTCCCATCTTCTTCATTAGAGATGCAATGCTG TTTCCATCTTTTATTCATAGTCAAAAGAGAAATCCACAAACACATCTGAAAGATGCAGACATGGTATGGGATTTCTGGAGTCTTCGCCCTGAATCTTTGCACCAG GTATCATTCCTGTTCAGCGATCGTGGCATTCCAGATGGGCACCGTCACATGAATGGCTATGGGTCACATACTTTTAAGCTAGTCAATGCTTACGGCAATGCAGTGTACTGCAAATTTCATGCAAAG ACTGATCAAGGAATTAAAAACATTTGTGTTAATGACGCAGAAAGGCTGGCTTCTGAAGATCCGGATTATGGCCTGCGTGATCTTTACAATGCAATTGCTAATGGAAACTTCCCCTCTTGGACTTTCTATATTCAAGTTATGACATTTGAACAAGCTGAGAAGTTTCCATTTAATCCTTTTGATGTAACAAAG GTTTGGCCTCACAAAGATTATCCTCTCATTCCTGTGGGAAAAATTGTCTTAAACCGAAATCCTGTCAATTATTTTGCTGAAGTGGAACAATTGGCCTTTGACCCAAGCAACATGCCTCCAGGAATTGAACCTAGTCCTGATAAAATGTTACAG GGTCGTCTTTTCTCCTATCCAGATACCCATAGACACCGCCTGGGACCGAACTACCTGCAGATTCCTGTAAATTGTCCATATCGAGCTAGAGTGGCCCACTACCAGAGAGATGGGTTTATGTGCATATCTGATAACCAGG gtggTGCCCCAAACTATTACCCAAATAGCTTTACTGGCCCTGAGGATCAACCCGCTTTGAAGGAGAGCCGTTCAGCTACCTCAGGCGATGTACAACGCTTTAATAGTTCAGTTGAGGATAACGTCTCTcaa GTACGAGACTTTTTTGTCAAAGTACTGAATGAGGAAGAGCGCAAGAGGCTTTGCGAGAACATTGCTAACCATCTTAAGGATGCTCAGATGTTCATCCAGAAGAAAGCT GTAAAAAACTTTATGGATGTTCATCCTGATTATGGTGCAGGCATTCAAGCCCATCTGGATAAACACAATGctaaagggaaaagaaag GATCAAATTCATACTTATACACAAACCTCATTCTCTGGAAAGGAGAAATCTCAGCTGTAA